The Neptunomonas concharum genomic interval ATCTCCAACAGCGAGATAAAGTGCTTCATCTCTTTAAATAACTCAACTGAATCCATTGCATGAAACTTCCCAGTAAAAGAAGCTTTATAGCGCTGATCTCCCTGTGAGAAAAACAGCACCAGACTCGCTAGGTATTCAGGTTGTGTTGCGTTCATTAAGCGTGCTGTTTCTCGAACATGCTGATCACTATAAAGCGAGCCACCAAGTCCATTAATGACCATCACTGATCGCTTAATACCCGCAAGCTGCAGTTTATGAAGCCCATCATGGGTGGTTTGCCAGGTTTCGCCTTTATTGATGATCGAGAGTACTTCATCATCGCCACTTTCGACGCCCACATACACCATAGACAACCCCAAGGCCTGCAGTTCAGCCAACTGCGCTACGGTTTTATTATTCAGGTTTCGCGGCAAACAATAAGCTGTTACACGAGAGACCGATGGCAAGTACTGCCGAATCGCTTCCAATATCGTTTTCAAGCGACGGTAGGACAGTACCATTGCATCACCATCAGCGAGAAACACACGACGAATACCCGATAGTTGTTCACCGCATCTTTTTATCTCTTCGATCAACTCAGACTCAGGCTTTGGCCGAAACTTTTTTTGCTCAGCCGTGTACATTTCGCAAAAAGCACAATGGTTCCAACTGCAACCGTTAGTCACTTGCAGAATCAAGGAACGCGCCTCACTCGGTGGCCGAAAAAGAGGTTCTATGTAGCTAACAGGTGGCATCGTCCACATTCTGAGCCTCCTAACGCTTAATTGGCTTCCAGTTGTTTTGCACGCTTGAACAACTGGTAGAAATTTGCTGATGTCGTCTCAGCAACCCGCTCTATAGACACACCCTTTAGATCGGCAATACACTGTGCCACTTCAACTACATACTTTGGCTCATTTTTCTTGCCGCGATGTGGTACCGGAGCTAAATAAGGGGCATCAGTTTCGATTAAAATACGCTCCAACGGTATCGTTTTAACGACATCACGTAACTCTTGAGCATTTTTAAACGTGATAATTCCTGAAAACGAGATGTAATAGTTTAAATCTAATGCGGCTTTTGCCATCTCTACTGATTCGGTAAAGCAGTGCAGCACTCCACCAGCATCGCCACCGTGTTCCTTTATTAAACGCAAGGTATCTTCACGGGCATCCCGGGTATGCACAATCACCGGCAGGTCTGATTGATCAGCCACCCTTAGGTGATTGATAAAGCTTTGTTGCTGATAAGCTTTTGTTTCGGTTTGATAATAGTAATCTAAACCACTCTCGCCCAGTGCTACCACACGATGATGATCTGCAAGCAATGCTTGCAGGTGCGATTCAGATACGATCCCATTCTCATTTTCGACATGTAGCGGGTGTACACCAACAGAGGCAAAAACGTTTTCGTTCTCTGCAATCATCTCATACATGCCTTGAAACTGTTCTAAATCTATTGAGACGCATAGCAAACGGGAAACATTTCGCTCATGTGCTGCGTCCAGCATGGCTGAGAAGTTATTGTTGTAGAGAGATAGATCAATCTTGTCGAGATGACAATGTGAATCGATAAACATAGGAAGAAAATCTGTATTAAAGTGTGTTGGTACGGCGGCCAGAATTTAAAGCACCCGCAAGGTAAGTCTCAATTTTTTGTACTAAAGCGGTATCTTCTGCTGAGAACTGGATACCGATACCTGGATGCTTACCACCTTGTGCCGCTTTAGGGGTCACCCAGATCACCTTTCCCGTAACTGGGACTTTATCGGGCTCATCCATTAATGTGAGCAGCATGAATACCTCCTCGCCTAATTGATAAGCGCGGGGCGTGGGTATAAATATGCCTCCATTAGTAACGAAGGGCATATAAGCTCTGTAGAGATCTTCCTTAGTCTCTATATTGAGCGACAGAATGCCGTGACTTATACGAGGAACTACTGACATCGGCTCCTTGAAACTCCCTCTTACGACCGTACTAGTGCTGTCCAGTCGATTAGTGTACGTTCTAACAATAACTGTTTATTTGGGTTTTGTCTTCGTTGCAACCCCAAACATTCGCTCTGAACGAAATCAGACAAAGTGAAAACTTTCTCTGGCGTTGTATGCTTGGCAACACCTGACAGCATTTTAAGCATATCAACGTTGCGTATCATATCATTATTTTGTGTCATCAGAATACGGGTAATGTCAGCTAATAGACCATGAAGCCAGCCTAAAAGCTGCTCTATATCCTCTTTACTAAATTGGCTAGCGACCTCAAGTGGCGTCACTTTCTGTCTGAGCAAATCACGTAATGCGGTTAAGAAATCAGCTCTCAAGGCTTGCAGCCCTTCCTTCTTAAAGGTCAGCCCGGCAATAGGTGCACCATGCACAATATTCAGCAATTTACGGGCGGCATCCGTATCGATTTCTAACTCAGCAGATAGCCAATTAGCGGCCACCTCAGAATTTGGAAGATGACAATCCAAACGCTGGCAACGGCTTTTAATAGTCGGCATAACCTGACCAAGCTGATGGGTAATCAAAATGAGGAGCGTGTCTCTACCTGGCTCTTCCAAAGTCTTGAGCAATGCGTTTGCTGCGGAGGTATTCATCGCTTCAGCAGGCTCTAACAATACAACCCTATACCCACCTTGCTGAGAAGTATTATGCATAAATTCGGTTA includes:
- a CDS encoding radical SAM protein — protein: MWTMPPVSYIEPLFRPPSEARSLILQVTNGCSWNHCAFCEMYTAEQKKFRPKPESELIEEIKRCGEQLSGIRRVFLADGDAMVLSYRRLKTILEAIRQYLPSVSRVTAYCLPRNLNNKTVAQLAELQALGLSMVYVGVESGDDEVLSIINKGETWQTTHDGLHKLQLAGIKRSVMVINGLGGSLYSDQHVRETARLMNATQPEYLASLVLFFSQGDQRYKASFTGKFHAMDSVELFKEMKHFISLLEMKKTIFRSDHASNLLALKGVLGADKSKFLMQLDQVIDNQHSVFLRDPSYRSL
- a CDS encoding DNA polymerase III subunit delta', producing the protein MEISDRYHSLNAVVYPWFDGQWQRVLKLFNDQRLPHALLLNGMPGIGKVRLAEAIAGYVMCHQPLNDKACGECRSCQLLNSSGHPDLYFLQPEAPGKAIKVDQVRQLTEFMHNTSQQGGYRVVLLEPAEAMNTSAANALLKTLEEPGRDTLLILITHQLGQVMPTIKSRCQRLDCHLPNSEVAANWLSAELEIDTDAARKLLNIVHGAPIAGLTFKKEGLQALRADFLTALRDLLRQKVTPLEVASQFSKEDIEQLLGWLHGLLADITRILMTQNNDMIRNVDMLKMLSGVAKHTTPEKVFTLSDFVQSECLGLQRRQNPNKQLLLERTLIDWTALVRS
- a CDS encoding TatD family hydrolase; the encoded protein is MFIDSHCHLDKIDLSLYNNNFSAMLDAAHERNVSRLLCVSIDLEQFQGMYEMIAENENVFASVGVHPLHVENENGIVSESHLQALLADHHRVVALGESGLDYYYQTETKAYQQQSFINHLRVADQSDLPVIVHTRDAREDTLRLIKEHGGDAGGVLHCFTESVEMAKAALDLNYYISFSGIITFKNAQELRDVVKTIPLERILIETDAPYLAPVPHRGKKNEPKYVVEVAQCIADLKGVSIERVAETTSANFYQLFKRAKQLEAN
- a CDS encoding PilZ domain-containing protein, producing MSVVPRISHGILSLNIETKEDLYRAYMPFVTNGGIFIPTPRAYQLGEEVFMLLTLMDEPDKVPVTGKVIWVTPKAAQGGKHPGIGIQFSAEDTALVQKIETYLAGALNSGRRTNTL